A part of Candidatus Omnitrophota bacterium genomic DNA contains:
- a CDS encoding metallophosphoesterase: MPKSTWSKKQVKKLIKLYNRGDTYPDIAVAVNKSIHAIDHHIRELKVRNIIPKIQPNRRRGHLSNSQEAEAFHYKTLFEQIGKSILRAVNKIPKYKTFKAPKIKIPSSLDEEEWGLLWSDSQIGELVNQKETGGLGNYNYEVFLRRLSFLKEGLIKIKHYHPPVKVFNVFFLGDIIDNATIFLGQMRQVDMKVVSQVILASERIAEFLIFLAAQYEHVNCYCIVGNHGRIGKPGEMSPTDNLEYLIYYIIKQRLSNLRNIRIEIAESWFMVIQRMTSRFFIIHGEDIRSWMTIPFYSAERSEGRWQKLTRAQFDYFIAAHHHQQAEFDNIIFNGSWVGGSEFSIKKLAKSGLPSQTLFSIHPTFGITWRRNVVLVDPKEIKKVPVEIYR, encoded by the coding sequence TTGCCAAAATCGACCTGGTCGAAAAAACAGGTAAAGAAGCTTATAAAATTATATAACCGTGGAGATACCTATCCTGATATAGCCGTAGCCGTAAACAAATCTATCCACGCCATAGACCATCATATACGAGAACTCAAGGTCCGCAATATCATCCCCAAAATCCAACCCAACCGCCGGCGCGGACACCTCTCTAACAGCCAGGAAGCCGAGGCATTTCATTACAAGACATTATTTGAACAGATCGGCAAAAGCATCCTGCGCGCGGTAAACAAGATACCAAAGTATAAGACATTTAAAGCCCCCAAGATCAAGATACCTTCGTCTTTGGATGAAGAGGAATGGGGCCTTTTATGGTCAGACAGCCAAATAGGAGAATTGGTTAACCAAAAGGAAACCGGCGGCCTCGGCAATTATAATTATGAAGTATTCTTACGAAGGCTATCTTTTTTAAAGGAGGGTCTTATAAAGATTAAACATTATCATCCGCCGGTCAAAGTATTTAACGTATTCTTCCTTGGGGATATCATAGATAATGCAACCATATTCCTCGGCCAGATGCGCCAGGTAGACATGAAAGTGGTAAGTCAGGTGATCCTGGCATCTGAACGTATCGCGGAATTCCTGATATTCTTGGCCGCGCAATATGAACATGTGAATTGTTACTGCATCGTAGGTAACCATGGCAGAATCGGCAAGCCGGGAGAAATGTCTCCTACTGATAATTTAGAATATCTTATTTATTATATTATAAAACAGCGCCTATCTAATTTAAGAAATATTAGAATTGAAATTGCCGAAAGCTGGTTTATGGTTATCCAGCGCATGACTTCACGCTTCTTTATTATCCACGGTGAAGATATACGCAGCTGGATGACTATACCTTTTTATTCTGCCGAAAGGTCAGAAGGCAGATGGCAGAAGCTTACCCGCGCGCAATTTGATTATTTTATAGCGGCGCATCATCACCAACAGGCAGAATTCGACAATATCATCTTTAACGGGTCCTGGGTAGGGGGAAGCGAATTCTCTATCAAGAAGCTTGCCAAATCCGGCCTGCCCAGCCAAACACTATTTAGCATCCACCCCACCTTCGGGATTACCTGGCGCAGGAACGTGGTATTAGTA